A section of the Clostridium felsineum DSM 794 genome encodes:
- a CDS encoding WXG100 family type VII secretion target, giving the protein MSANYDIKINMEALQSAINEYKNCKTTLENLLKELESGLKALESTEWKGKAKEAFVNAQFPDFKDGMQKHCEMIGELIKELQATSSEFQKLDNDLKSDFSKDS; this is encoded by the coding sequence ATGAGTGCAAATTATGATATTAAAATAAATATGGAGGCTTTACAAAGCGCCATAAATGAATATAAGAATTGTAAAACTACTCTAGAAAATCTACTTAAAGAATTAGAAAGTGGACTTAAAGCTTTAGAGTCAACAGAATGGAAAGGAAAAGCTAAAGAGGCTTTTGTAAATGCACAGTTTCCAGATTTTAAAGATGGTATGCAAAAACACTGTGAGATGATTGGTGAGCTTATAAAAGAACTTCAGGCAACATCTTCCGAATTTCAAAAATTGGATAACGATTTAAAAAGTGATTTTTCAAAAGATAGTTAG
- a CDS encoding tetratricopeptide repeat protein → MSEDKAMSKAEELNKRGIIFIQKKQGDEALKYFNRAIEADSNFKDAYYNKALVFLALEKVDDAIKTIDSVLIKNPNEGEAYFEKGNILFYYKSDVKGAVELYNKAMYFGIKNEVIYYNMAQCMEATGEREDAIKWLDRVIIIDNKSIEAMTKKAEILIDMRRYEDAISCYDGILKLQADNEGAYHFKAVLLGETNKVEQAFETLKAGEEILGKRELLEFDKCLLYEKEKDLEKALNAINAGLEINDKSTLYLSKKASLLILLEKIEEAKEVYDSIIEIEPNEMEAYFSKASLLMMNKENEAAFELYETIIGKSDEENPYRINSYYYKALCLKNENRLEEAKEAYEDAIGKYNLLIVKYPYDHQLHLLKANSLRDIQKYTEAEELYEYILDLNNNLSEVYLMRAKNRLGLEKEDEARQDVRLALKMTPGFKAVVELDEELKKLI, encoded by the coding sequence ATGAGCGAAGATAAAGCAATGTCAAAAGCAGAGGAACTAAATAAAAGAGGAATAATATTCATACAAAAAAAACAAGGTGATGAAGCTTTAAAATATTTTAATAGAGCAATAGAAGCGGATTCGAATTTTAAAGATGCATATTACAATAAGGCTTTAGTATTTCTTGCGTTAGAGAAGGTTGATGATGCCATTAAGACTATAGACAGCGTACTTATAAAAAATCCTAATGAAGGAGAAGCATACTTTGAAAAAGGAAATATTCTTTTCTACTACAAAAGTGATGTTAAAGGTGCTGTGGAACTATATAACAAGGCAATGTATTTTGGAATAAAAAATGAAGTCATATACTATAACATGGCACAATGTATGGAAGCTACAGGAGAAAGAGAAGATGCAATAAAGTGGCTAGACAGAGTAATAATAATAGATAATAAAAGCATAGAAGCCATGACAAAAAAAGCAGAAATATTAATTGATATGAGAAGATATGAAGATGCTATAAGTTGTTATGATGGAATTTTAAAGCTTCAAGCGGATAATGAAGGTGCATATCACTTTAAAGCAGTATTACTTGGAGAAACTAATAAAGTAGAACAAGCCTTTGAAACCTTAAAAGCAGGAGAAGAAATATTAGGCAAAAGAGAGCTACTTGAGTTTGATAAATGCCTTTTATATGAAAAAGAAAAGGATTTAGAAAAAGCTTTAAACGCTATAAATGCGGGACTTGAAATAAATGATAAAAGCACACTATATCTATCTAAAAAAGCTTCATTATTAATATTACTAGAAAAAATAGAAGAAGCTAAGGAAGTATATGATAGCATAATTGAAATAGAACCTAATGAAATGGAAGCATATTTTTCAAAAGCAAGTTTACTTATGATGAATAAGGAAAATGAAGCAGCCTTTGAACTTTATGAAACTATAATAGGAAAATCTGACGAAGAAAATCCATATAGAATAAATTCTTACTATTATAAAGCCTTGTGTTTAAAAAATGAAAATAGATTAGAAGAAGCTAAGGAAGCATATGAAGATGCTATAGGAAAATACAACCTTTTAATAGTTAAATATCCTTATGATCATCAATTACATTTATTAAAGGCAAATTCTTTAAGGGATATACAAAAATACACTGAAGCAGAAGAACTTTATGAATATATTTTAGATTTAAATAATAATTTAAGTGAAGTTTACTTAATGAGAGCAAAAAATAGATTGGGTCTGGAAAAAGAAGATGAGGCTAGACAAGATGTTAGACTTGCATTAAAAATGACTCCAGGCTTTAAAGCGGTTGTTGAGTTGGATGAAGAGTTGAAGAAACTGATTTAA